In Chlamydia sp., the following are encoded in one genomic region:
- the rpoC gene encoding DNA-directed RNA polymerase subunit beta' — translation MFKEGSRDDAALVKEGLFDKLEIGIASDVTIRDKWSCGEIKKPETINYRTFKPEKGGLFCEKIFGPTKDWECYCGKYKKIKHKGIVCDRCGVEVTLSKVRRERMAHIELAVPIVHIWFFKTTPSRIGNVLGMTASDLERVIYYEEYVVIDPGNTDLVKKQLLNDAKYREVVEKWGKDAFVAKMGGEAVYDLLKSEDLESLLGELKDRLRKTKSQQARMKLAKRLKIVEGFVSSSNRPEWMVLKNIPVVPPDLRPLVPLDGGRFATSDLNDLYRRVINRNNRLKAILRLKTPEVIVRNEKRMLQEAVDALFDNGRHGHPVMGAGNRPLKSLSEMLKGKNGRFRQNLLGKRVDYSGRSVIIVGPELKFNQCGLPKEMALELFEPFIIKRLKDQGSVYTIRSAKKMIQRGAPEVWDVLEEIIKGHPVLLNRAPTLHRLGIQAFEPVLIEGKAIRVHPLVCAAFNADFDGDQMAVHVPLSIEAQLEAKVLMMAPDNIFLPSSGKPVATPSKDMTLGIYYLMADPTYFPEEHGGKTKVFKDEVEVLRALNAGGFILKDEICGSRRDETGRGIHIHEKIKVRIDGQIIETTPGRVFFNTIVPKELGFQNYSMPSKRISELILQCYKKVGLEATVRFLDDLKELGFVQSTKAAISMGLKDVKIPEIKKEILKEAYDKVAVVKKQYEDGIITDGERHSKTISIWTEVSDLLSNALYSEIKKQTNSKHNPLFLMIDSGARGNKSQLKQLGALRGLMAKPNGAIIESPITSNFREGLTVLEYSISSHGARKGLADTALKTADSGYLTRRLVDVAQDVIITEKDCGTLNHIEVSTIRQGSEELLPLKDRIYGRTVSENVYQPGDKSNVLAYAGDVLTSAQAEAIDDAGIENVKIRSTLTCESRRGVCAKCYGLNLANGRLIGLGEAVGIIAAQSIGEPGTQLTMRTFHLGGIAATSSTPEIVAECDGILVYLDLRVVVDQEGNNLVLNKMGALHLVRDEGRSLNEYKKLLSTKSIESLATFPVELGAKILVNDGAAVTTGQRIAEVELHNIPIICDKPGFVHYEDLVEGVSTEKVTNKNTGLVELIVKQHRGELHPQIAIYADANMKELVGTYAIPSGAIISVEEGQRIAPGMLLARLPRGAIKTKDITGGLPRVAELVEARKPEDAADIAKIDGVVDFKGIQKNKRILVVRDEITGMEEEHLISLTKHLIVQRGDSVIKGQQLTDGLVVPHEILEICGVRELQKYLVNEVQEVYRLQGVDINDKHIEIIVRQMLQKVRITDPGDTTLLFGEDVDKKEFYEENRRTEEDGGKPAQAVPVLLGITKASLGTESFISAASFQDTTRVLTDAACSSKTDYLLGFKENVIMGHMIPGGTGFDTHKRIKQHLEKEQEDLIFDFDSEFESVAG, via the coding sequence GAGTGTTATTGCGGTAAATATAAAAAGATTAAACATAAAGGGATTGTGTGTGATCGTTGTGGAGTAGAGGTTACGCTTTCTAAGGTACGACGAGAAAGAATGGCTCATATCGAATTAGCTGTTCCTATCGTTCATATCTGGTTTTTCAAAACAACTCCTTCTAGAATTGGGAACGTATTAGGAATGACCGCTTCGGATTTGGAGCGGGTAATTTATTACGAAGAATATGTTGTTATCGATCCGGGTAACACAGATCTTGTGAAGAAACAGCTTCTTAATGATGCAAAATATCGAGAAGTTGTTGAGAAATGGGGTAAAGATGCTTTCGTTGCCAAAATGGGAGGAGAGGCCGTTTATGATCTTCTGAAATCAGAAGATTTAGAAAGTCTCTTGGGAGAGCTGAAAGATCGTTTAAGAAAAACAAAATCTCAACAAGCAAGAATGAAGCTTGCTAAACGTTTGAAGATTGTAGAAGGATTTGTATCTTCTTCTAATCGCCCAGAGTGGATGGTTTTGAAAAATATTCCTGTTGTTCCTCCTGATCTTCGTCCTTTAGTTCCCTTAGATGGGGGGCGTTTTGCGACTTCTGATCTGAATGATTTATATCGTAGGGTTATTAATCGAAATAATCGCTTGAAGGCTATTTTGCGATTAAAAACTCCGGAAGTCATCGTTCGTAATGAAAAACGAATGCTGCAAGAAGCTGTGGACGCTTTGTTTGATAATGGACGTCATGGGCATCCTGTTATGGGAGCAGGAAATAGACCCCTTAAGTCTCTTTCTGAGATGTTGAAAGGGAAGAATGGTCGTTTCCGACAAAATTTATTAGGTAAACGAGTGGATTATTCAGGGCGATCTGTGATTATTGTCGGTCCTGAGTTGAAATTCAATCAGTGTGGATTACCAAAAGAAATGGCGTTAGAGCTGTTTGAGCCTTTTATTATCAAACGGCTGAAAGACCAAGGAAGTGTTTATACTATTCGTTCTGCGAAAAAAATGATTCAACGGGGAGCTCCAGAGGTTTGGGATGTTCTTGAAGAAATTATCAAAGGGCATCCAGTCTTGTTGAACCGAGCTCCTACTTTGCATCGGTTGGGGATACAAGCTTTTGAGCCTGTGTTAATCGAAGGAAAGGCTATTCGAGTTCATCCGTTGGTATGTGCAGCCTTCAATGCTGACTTCGACGGAGACCAAATGGCTGTTCACGTCCCGTTGTCGATAGAAGCTCAGTTAGAAGCTAAAGTTTTGATGATGGCCCCGGATAATATTTTCTTGCCTTCTTCGGGAAAACCTGTTGCAACGCCTTCCAAAGATATGACGTTGGGTATTTACTACTTGATGGCTGATCCGACATATTTCCCAGAGGAACATGGTGGAAAGACTAAGGTATTTAAGGATGAGGTAGAGGTTCTTCGGGCTTTGAATGCAGGAGGGTTTATTCTCAAGGATGAGATATGTGGTTCTCGTCGGGACGAAACTGGACGGGGGATTCATATTCATGAAAAAATTAAAGTCCGAATTGATGGTCAAATTATTGAGACTACGCCTGGTCGTGTATTCTTTAATACGATTGTTCCTAAAGAACTTGGTTTCCAAAATTATAGTATGCCAAGTAAGCGTATCAGTGAATTGATTTTGCAATGCTATAAGAAGGTGGGCTTAGAGGCTACTGTACGGTTTCTGGATGATCTGAAAGAGTTAGGTTTTGTACAATCTACGAAAGCTGCGATTTCTATGGGATTGAAAGATGTTAAAATTCCTGAAATCAAGAAAGAAATTTTGAAAGAGGCTTACGATAAGGTTGCTGTTGTCAAGAAACAGTATGAGGACGGTATTATCACCGACGGGGAACGTCATTCTAAGACGATTAGTATTTGGACTGAGGTTTCTGATCTTTTATCTAATGCTTTATATTCTGAAATCAAGAAGCAAACCAACAGCAAACATAATCCGCTGTTCTTGATGATTGATTCCGGAGCCCGAGGGAATAAATCTCAGTTGAAACAGTTAGGGGCTTTGCGAGGGTTAATGGCTAAACCTAACGGGGCTATTATTGAATCCCCAATTACTTCAAATTTCCGAGAAGGTTTAACTGTACTTGAGTATTCCATTTCTTCTCACGGAGCTAGAAAAGGGTTGGCAGATACTGCGCTTAAAACAGCAGATTCTGGATATTTGACTCGTCGTTTAGTGGATGTTGCCCAAGATGTTATTATTACAGAGAAGGATTGCGGTACTTTGAATCATATTGAGGTATCAACCATTCGTCAGGGCTCTGAAGAACTTTTGCCTTTAAAAGATCGAATTTATGGGCGTACTGTTTCCGAGAATGTTTACCAACCTGGGGATAAAAGTAACGTTTTAGCTTATGCGGGGGATGTATTAACTTCTGCGCAAGCTGAAGCTATTGATGATGCTGGTATCGAGAATGTGAAGATTCGTTCTACACTTACTTGTGAGAGTCGTCGAGGGGTTTGTGCTAAATGTTATGGTTTGAACCTTGCCAACGGTCGTCTGATTGGATTAGGAGAAGCTGTCGGTATTATTGCCGCACAGTCGATTGGAGAGCCAGGAACTCAGTTAACAATGAGAACTTTCCACCTCGGGGGGATAGCTGCGACGTCCTCGACTCCAGAAATTGTTGCCGAATGTGATGGAATTCTTGTTTATTTAGATTTACGTGTTGTTGTGGATCAAGAGGGTAATAATCTTGTTCTTAACAAGATGGGAGCGCTTCATTTAGTTCGGGATGAAGGTCGAAGTCTGAATGAGTATAAGAAGCTTTTAAGTACGAAGTCCATCGAAAGCTTAGCAACATTCCCAGTAGAATTAGGAGCTAAGATTTTAGTTAATGATGGTGCTGCTGTTACTACTGGACAGAGGATTGCTGAGGTAGAGCTTCATAATATTCCTATCATTTGTGATAAGCCAGGATTTGTTCATTATGAAGATTTAGTGGAAGGAGTTTCTACAGAGAAGGTCACGAACAAGAATACAGGGCTTGTTGAGTTGATCGTAAAACAGCATAGAGGGGAATTACATCCTCAGATTGCTATATATGCTGATGCTAATATGAAAGAGTTAGTTGGTACGTATGCTATTCCTTCCGGAGCTATTATCTCTGTTGAAGAAGGGCAACGTATTGCTCCAGGGATGCTGTTAGCAAGATTGCCTAGAGGAGCAATTAAGACTAAAGATATTACCGGAGGTTTACCAAGAGTTGCAGAATTAGTAGAGGCTCGTAAGCCTGAAGATGCTGCTGATATTGCTAAAATTGATGGGGTTGTTGATTTCAAAGGTATTCAGAAGAACAAGCGAATTTTAGTTGTTAGGGATGAGATCACGGGAATGGAAGAGGAGCATCTGATTTCTCTGACTAAACACTTGATCGTTCAAAGAGGAGACAGCGTAATCAAGGGGCAGCAGTTGACTGATGGTCTAGTTGTTCCACATGAGATCCTTGAGATTTGTGGGGTTCGTGAATTACAAAAATATTTGGTTAATGAAGTTCAGGAAGTGTACCGTCTACAAGGCGTAGACATTAATGACAAACATATCGAGATTATTGTTCGTCAGATGTTACAAAAAGTACGCATTACTGATCCGGGTGACACAACGTTGTTGTTTGGGGAAGATGTAGACAAGAAAGAGTTTTATGAAGAAAACCGTCGTACGGAAGAAGATGGTGGGAAGCCTGCGCAAGCTGTTCCCGTACTGTTAGGAATCACTAAAGCTTCTTTGGGAACAGAGTCCTTTATTTCGGCAGCCTCATTCCAAGATACGACTAGGGTGTTAACAGATGCTGCTTGTAGTAGTAAGACGGACTATCTGTTAGGGTTCAAAGAAAATGTAATCATGGGACATATGATTCCTGGTGGTACAGGGTTTGATACGCATAAACGTATTAAACAACATCTTGAGAAAGAGCAAGAAGACCTGATCTTTGATTTCGATAGTGAGTTTGAGTCTGTAGCCGGTTAG
- the tal gene encoding transaldolase, producing the protein MSSQFDQLKLWSVLVADTGDPAVIKTLEVQDATTNPSLILKVAQEPKYQSMLTEAIAWGIRQNGDDVQTLAFVLDKIQVNLGLEILKRVPGRVSLEIDARLSFNTEAMVQRAVFLSQLFEKMGGDKKRLLIKIPGTWEGIRAAELLEKQGIACNVTLIFSLVQAIAAAKAKVTLVSPFVGRIYDWWIAAYGAEGYSIEADPGVASVANIYSYYKKFDIPTQVMAASFRTKEQVLALAGCDFLTISPKLLEELKKEQQPVERKLSVEEAKKLDIQPVELSESVFRFLMNEDAMATEKLAEGIRLFSGDTQILESAVTEFIKQIAAQNA; encoded by the coding sequence ATGTCTAGCCAGTTCGATCAGCTTAAGCTTTGGAGTGTCCTTGTTGCGGATACCGGGGATCCTGCTGTAATTAAAACATTGGAAGTTCAGGATGCAACAACAAATCCTTCTTTAATTTTAAAAGTTGCCCAGGAGCCCAAGTACCAGTCGATGTTAACAGAAGCGATCGCTTGGGGAATTCGACAGAACGGCGATGATGTCCAGACTCTGGCTTTTGTTTTAGATAAGATTCAGGTGAATCTGGGCCTGGAGATTTTAAAGCGTGTTCCTGGTCGAGTGTCGTTAGAGATTGATGCTCGGCTTTCTTTTAACACAGAGGCAATGGTTCAGCGAGCTGTTTTCTTGTCCCAACTTTTTGAGAAGATGGGGGGAGATAAGAAGCGTTTGTTGATTAAAATCCCTGGGACTTGGGAGGGTATTCGTGCTGCGGAGTTGTTAGAGAAACAAGGAATTGCTTGCAATGTGACTTTGATTTTTAGTCTTGTACAAGCTATTGCAGCAGCAAAAGCAAAGGTGACGTTGGTATCACCTTTTGTTGGTCGTATTTATGATTGGTGGATAGCTGCTTATGGTGCAGAAGGATACTCTATTGAGGCTGATCCTGGAGTTGCTTCAGTAGCCAATATCTATTCTTATTACAAAAAATTTGATATTCCGACTCAGGTTATGGCCGCTTCTTTTAGAACAAAAGAGCAGGTTCTTGCTTTGGCAGGGTGTGATTTTTTGACTATTTCTCCTAAGTTATTAGAGGAGTTAAAAAAAGAGCAACAGCCTGTGGAAAGAAAATTAAGTGTTGAAGAGGCTAAAAAGCTAGATATTCAGCCAGTAGAGTTGTCCGAAAGTGTATTTCGATTCTTAATGAATGAGGATGCTATGGCAACCGAGAAATTAGCTGAGGGTATTAGGCTTTTTTCTGGAGATACTCAGATTTTAGAATCTGCGGTTACGGAGTTTATCAAGCAGATCGCTGCTCAGAATGCATAG